A part of Jiangella alba genomic DNA contains:
- a CDS encoding ABC transporter ATP-binding protein — protein MKSIAINALTKTYTAGAAPAVDRLDLDVAPGEFLTLLGPSGCGKTTTLRCVAGLEAPTQGSIRIGDQLIAAPANGVFVPPERRGVGMVFQSYALWPHMSVFGNVAYPLKMARTPRAEIGRAVDDALTRVGLGGLHTKNVSALSGGQQQRVALARAMVGRPDVMLYDEPLSNLDAKLRFAMRDHIRSVHNSLGTTSVYVTHDQEEAVALSDRIIVMRAGRIQQVDTPRDLYTRPRSTFVADFMGFQNILPATVESRAADHCHVRLDHCPDVVRSAYPAPADGQVSVAFRAQHVRFSQPDALCLAVNAVVTKATDWGSALRLQLDVSGHVVKAIVDEEQLVSQSLSPRPGDPVTFYVRPEHVIVLLSQDDHQDAGLAQAEEGA, from the coding sequence ATGAAGAGCATCGCCATCAACGCGCTGACCAAGACGTACACGGCCGGGGCTGCGCCGGCGGTGGACCGGCTCGACCTGGATGTCGCGCCCGGGGAGTTCCTCACCCTGCTCGGTCCCAGCGGATGCGGGAAGACCACCACGTTGCGCTGCGTCGCGGGGCTGGAGGCGCCGACCCAGGGATCCATCCGGATCGGCGATCAGTTGATCGCGGCCCCTGCCAACGGCGTCTTCGTCCCGCCGGAGCGGCGTGGAGTGGGCATGGTCTTCCAGAGCTATGCCCTGTGGCCGCACATGAGCGTGTTCGGCAACGTCGCCTATCCGCTGAAGATGGCCAGGACGCCGCGTGCGGAGATCGGGCGGGCGGTCGACGACGCCCTCACCCGGGTGGGTCTGGGCGGACTGCACACCAAGAACGTCTCGGCGCTGTCCGGCGGGCAGCAGCAGCGGGTGGCCCTGGCCCGTGCCATGGTCGGCCGGCCCGACGTCATGCTGTACGACGAGCCGCTGTCCAATCTCGACGCCAAACTGCGCTTCGCGATGCGCGACCACATCAGGTCGGTGCACAACTCCCTCGGCACCACCTCGGTCTACGTCACCCACGACCAGGAGGAGGCGGTCGCGCTGTCCGACCGCATCATCGTGATGCGGGCCGGCCGGATCCAGCAGGTCGACACCCCGCGCGACCTCTACACCAGGCCGAGGTCGACGTTCGTCGCCGATTTCATGGGGTTCCAGAACATCCTGCCCGCGACGGTGGAGTCCCGGGCCGCAGACCACTGCCACGTGCGGCTCGACCACTGCCCCGACGTCGTGCGCTCGGCCTACCCTGCGCCGGCCGACGGCCAGGTGAGCGTGGCGTTCCGTGCCCAGCACGTCCGGTTCAGCCAGCCGGACGCGCTCTGCCTGGCGGTCAACGCCGTGGTGACGAAGGCCACCGACTGGGGCAGCGCCCTGCGACTGCAGCTGGACGTCAGCGGTCACGTCGTCAAGGCCATCGTGGACGAGGAGCAGCTGGTCAGCCAGTCGCTGTCGCCGCGGCCGGGCGATCCCGTGACGTTCTACGTGCGACCCGAGCACGTCATCGTCCTCCTGAGCCAGGACGACCACCAGGACGCGGGCCTCGCGCAGGCCGAGGAGGGAGCATGA
- a CDS encoding amidohydrolase family protein, protein MNTPTKIDCHGHVSAPAELYAYKAGLLSHRGAHGRGKPHISDDQIAAALRAPNPSFGNVSHLDHLDEAGIDLQLISPRPFQMMHSETPAKLVEWFTESTNDVIARVCESEPGRFRGIAGLPQSMELAPETWAAELRRCVTDLGFVGAVLNPDPYEGTAVPPSLGDPFWYPLYEVFCELDVPAFVHSAACRPPARESYSLHFIQEETQAVIGLLQSQVFQDFPDLKVVVSHGGGAVPYQRGRFRPGPIRRPGAASFDDQLRKLWYDTCLYTQDSIELLLRSVGVDRCLFGTEKPGTGSVRDPETGRWIDDIHHLVDAIDWLDDHQRQALYRDNTVELFKLDLAGADSEGATSG, encoded by the coding sequence GTGAACACCCCGACCAAGATCGACTGTCACGGCCACGTGTCCGCCCCGGCGGAGCTGTACGCCTACAAGGCGGGGCTGCTGTCCCATCGGGGGGCGCACGGGCGGGGAAAGCCGCACATCAGCGACGACCAGATCGCCGCCGCGCTGCGCGCGCCGAACCCCAGCTTCGGGAACGTCTCCCACCTCGACCATCTCGACGAGGCCGGAATCGACCTCCAGCTGATCTCGCCGCGGCCGTTCCAGATGATGCACAGCGAGACCCCGGCGAAGCTCGTCGAATGGTTCACCGAGAGCACCAACGACGTCATCGCCCGGGTCTGCGAGAGCGAACCCGGACGATTTCGGGGCATCGCCGGCCTGCCGCAGAGCATGGAGCTCGCCCCGGAGACGTGGGCCGCCGAACTCCGGCGCTGCGTCACCGACCTCGGCTTCGTCGGCGCGGTGCTGAACCCCGACCCGTACGAGGGGACGGCGGTGCCTCCCTCGCTCGGAGATCCGTTCTGGTACCCGCTCTACGAGGTCTTCTGCGAACTCGACGTTCCGGCGTTCGTCCACTCTGCCGCGTGCCGGCCGCCAGCCCGGGAGAGCTACTCGCTGCACTTCATCCAGGAGGAGACTCAGGCGGTCATCGGGCTGCTCCAGTCGCAGGTGTTCCAGGACTTCCCCGATCTCAAGGTCGTCGTGTCGCACGGCGGCGGGGCCGTTCCTTATCAGCGCGGCCGGTTCCGCCCCGGACCGATCCGCCGCCCGGGCGCTGCGTCGTTCGACGATCAGCTGCGCAAGCTCTGGTACGACACCTGCCTCTACACGCAGGACTCGATCGAGCTGCTGCTGCGCTCGGTCGGAGTCGATCGATGCCTGTTCGGCACCGAGAAGCCCGGCACCGGTTCCGTGCGCGACCCCGAAACCGGCCGGTGGATCGACGACATCCATCACCTCGTCGACGCGATCGACTGGCTCGACGACCATCAGCGTCAGGCCCTCTACCGCGACAACACCGTGGAGTTGTTCAAGCTCGACCTGGCCGGCGCCGACAGCGAAGGAGCCACCAGTGGCTGA
- a CDS encoding ABC transporter substrate-binding protein — MKRSTTAVFLGVVLAGLAACGTPDESAVAPEPTGVADEVEALGSQEAVDEMDRLYQAAQDAGEDRVTIYGAGENDRGPVYEVFMARYPGIQVSGEHLTGPDFDSKISNEFASGQHVGDLVQGGDTSVAGHIEEGKYVPYTPLTAEGLDPRWTEPTNTVHAAAALPFGIGYNTNAVDTGDAPQTWDALKDETWRGRIVMDDPTVSGSSLSAFRALLADERFGQDYLNTMAAQEPHNENGSQNTGAAVASGEFDIAGYYPYSFFIRESAKGAPMGFVFPTEGGSYVSGHYLGLIDGAPNPNAAKLLMNWLFTPEGQQALAAVGYYPTMPDSDGPADFPPMRELDLIRSTPLETVATETQQALETIQEVWPK; from the coding sequence ATGAAGCGTTCCACCACAGCGGTATTCCTCGGCGTCGTGCTGGCGGGCCTCGCCGCCTGCGGCACGCCCGACGAGAGCGCGGTGGCCCCCGAACCGACCGGGGTCGCCGACGAGGTCGAGGCACTGGGTAGCCAAGAGGCCGTCGACGAGATGGACCGGCTCTACCAGGCGGCTCAGGACGCCGGCGAGGACCGCGTCACCATCTACGGCGCCGGCGAGAACGACCGCGGACCCGTGTACGAGGTCTTCATGGCGCGATACCCCGGCATCCAGGTGAGCGGCGAACACCTGACCGGGCCCGACTTCGACAGCAAGATCAGCAACGAGTTCGCCAGCGGTCAGCACGTGGGCGACCTCGTCCAGGGCGGCGACACGTCCGTCGCCGGCCACATCGAGGAGGGCAAGTACGTGCCGTACACGCCCCTCACGGCCGAGGGGCTGGACCCGCGCTGGACCGAACCCACCAACACCGTCCACGCCGCGGCCGCGCTGCCGTTCGGCATCGGCTACAACACCAACGCCGTCGACACCGGCGACGCCCCGCAGACGTGGGACGCGCTCAAGGACGAGACCTGGCGCGGCCGGATCGTGATGGACGACCCGACCGTGTCGGGTTCCTCGCTGTCGGCCTTCCGAGCGCTTCTCGCCGACGAGCGCTTCGGGCAGGACTACCTGAACACCATGGCCGCGCAGGAGCCGCACAACGAGAACGGATCCCAGAACACCGGTGCGGCCGTGGCCAGCGGCGAGTTCGACATCGCCGGCTACTACCCCTACAGCTTCTTCATCCGCGAGTCCGCCAAGGGAGCACCGATGGGGTTCGTGTTCCCCACCGAGGGCGGCTCGTACGTGTCCGGGCACTACCTCGGCCTGATCGACGGCGCGCCCAACCCCAACGCCGCCAAGCTGCTCATGAACTGGCTGTTCACCCCGGAGGGTCAGCAGGCCCTGGCCGCGGTGGGCTACTACCCGACGATGCCGGACAGCGACGGACCCGCGGACTTCCCGCCCATGCGTGAGCTCGACCTGATCCGGAGCACGCCGCTGGAGACCGTGGCCACCGAAACCCAACAGGCGCTCGAGACGATCCAGGAGGTCTGGCCGAAGTGA
- a CDS encoding ABC transporter permease: MLGRLREPSTGPFSSRRSMLLLTVVAFFLFAMPVVMLAVGALRDATPGRPAQWSFDAFRRAYGDAGTYAVLGDSVVLALGVMVISTTTGLLLAFIVARTDTPLRRLVTPSMMLVIALPPLFYGISWAMLGNPRIGTINSFWQDLTGAEGPLWDTYSWSGIVVVTSLKSTAFAYFLLLGPLMAMNRSLEEASRVFGAGRLRTFLRVDVPLLGPSLLGVCILSFVAGLEFFDVPLLLGTPAGIDVFATEIFSQIRDRTPADYGAAGALSLLLAVVVVVLVVLQWRILGSRDFTTVTGKNDRTDRWSIGNWRWAGTLLIVGYVTLAVVLPLAQLVAGSFQPYLGGGVYSTINYQLLFSEPTTTAALRTTAIVAFVGGLCAILMTLLISYAITHSRSRLRRALEVMTWLPFAMPGIILALGIAWLFVSIPGLRSMYGSLGIVVIGLMISAVPLATRAVQPALRQVGRELEESARVSGARPVRMFFSIVVPLIAPSLLAGWFLVAILVSGNLTIPMLLSTTDSATVPLVVYNLHSQGETSQAAALFVILLGALLALFVVGSLAVRVISRSNRRRRDRSRPDAPSADRVTMTRTVPVASEAVRSTSEADAAAGPSAAVPGGLPTVVKSSGSRREP, translated from the coding sequence ATGCTCGGCAGGCTTCGGGAGCCCTCCACCGGCCCGTTCTCGAGCCGGCGGTCGATGCTGCTCCTGACGGTGGTCGCCTTCTTCCTGTTCGCGATGCCCGTCGTGATGCTGGCCGTCGGCGCGCTCCGGGACGCGACCCCCGGCCGGCCCGCGCAGTGGTCGTTCGACGCGTTCCGCCGCGCCTACGGTGACGCCGGCACGTACGCGGTGCTCGGCGACTCGGTGGTGCTGGCCCTGGGTGTCATGGTCATCTCCACCACCACCGGGCTGCTGCTCGCCTTCATCGTCGCCCGGACCGACACCCCGCTGCGGCGCTTGGTCACACCGTCGATGATGCTGGTCATCGCCCTCCCACCGCTGTTCTACGGCATCAGCTGGGCGATGCTGGGCAACCCCCGGATCGGCACCATCAACAGCTTCTGGCAGGACCTCACCGGAGCCGAAGGGCCGCTGTGGGACACCTACAGCTGGAGCGGCATCGTCGTGGTCACCTCGCTGAAGTCGACCGCGTTCGCCTACTTCCTCCTGCTCGGCCCCCTGATGGCCATGAACCGCAGCCTGGAAGAGGCCTCACGGGTCTTCGGCGCCGGTCGCCTGCGCACCTTCCTCCGTGTCGACGTGCCACTGCTCGGGCCGTCGCTGCTGGGCGTGTGCATCCTCAGCTTCGTCGCGGGCCTCGAGTTCTTCGACGTGCCGCTGCTGCTCGGCACGCCGGCCGGCATCGACGTGTTCGCCACCGAGATCTTCAGCCAGATCCGCGACCGGACTCCGGCGGACTACGGCGCCGCGGGAGCGCTGTCGTTGCTGCTCGCCGTCGTCGTGGTGGTCCTCGTCGTGCTCCAGTGGCGGATCCTGGGAAGCCGCGACTTCACCACCGTCACCGGAAAGAACGACCGCACCGACCGCTGGTCGATCGGCAACTGGCGCTGGGCGGGCACGCTGCTCATCGTCGGCTACGTCACGCTCGCCGTCGTACTCCCCCTGGCCCAGCTGGTCGCGGGCAGCTTCCAGCCGTACCTCGGCGGCGGCGTGTACTCGACGATCAACTACCAGCTGCTGTTCAGCGAACCCACCACGACGGCGGCGCTGCGCACCACGGCGATCGTCGCCTTCGTCGGCGGCCTGTGCGCCATTCTGATGACGCTGCTGATCAGCTACGCGATCACGCACAGCCGCAGTCGCCTGCGCAGGGCGCTGGAGGTGATGACCTGGCTCCCGTTCGCCATGCCGGGCATCATCCTCGCCCTGGGCATCGCCTGGTTGTTCGTGAGCATCCCCGGGCTGCGCAGCATGTACGGCTCGCTGGGCATCGTCGTGATCGGTCTCATGATCTCGGCCGTGCCGTTGGCCACCCGCGCGGTGCAGCCGGCGCTGCGCCAGGTGGGGCGTGAACTCGAGGAGTCCGCCCGGGTCAGCGGCGCACGCCCGGTACGGATGTTCTTCAGCATCGTGGTTCCCCTGATCGCTCCGAGCCTTCTGGCCGGCTGGTTCCTCGTCGCGATCCTGGTCTCGGGGAACCTCACCATCCCGATGCTGCTGTCGACGACCGACAGCGCGACCGTTCCCCTGGTCGTCTACAACCTCCACAGCCAGGGCGAGACCTCCCAGGCGGCCGCCCTGTTCGTCATCCTCCTCGGCGCCCTGCTGGCACTGTTCGTCGTCGGCAGCCTGGCGGTCCGGGTGATCAGCCGTTCGAATCGCCGGCGCCGAGATCGCTCCAGACCCGATGCGCCGAGCGCCGATCGGGTCACCATGACGCGGACGGTCCCCGTCGCGTCTGAGGCTGTCCGTAGCACCTCGGAGGCCGATGCGGCCGCCGGGCCGTCAGCCGCCGTCCCCGGTGGACTCCCCACCGTCGTGAAGTCATCGGGTTCCAGGAGAGAGCCATGA